One part of the Streptomyces ferrugineus genome encodes these proteins:
- a CDS encoding DUF4255 domain-containing protein yields the protein MSNALAIAHVTQALALLLASNVGPEFDEAVKVEPHKPPTEPPDHPTLNVFLYQVTPNTSLRNNDLPTRAADGTLLKRPAAALDLHFLISAYGDETKLVGQRLIGSVVRTLHEIPILPKDVVEQAGELPHLAGSDLAEAAQRVRFTPTVMDIDETSKLWGMLHQTPYALSVVYQAALVFIDGRETPAPAKPVERHTVRVLPFGAPGAPVPPGSPAEASRDGESEPVPAESGTSASAEGQARKALGKAPAKSVAKAPAKTSAKAPAKSAAKAPANAAAKTPARARKEAQSGKAAQSAKPARGAAKSTGAVPPSDASPGSTPAGGPEGAES from the coding sequence ATGAGCAACGCACTCGCCATCGCCCATGTCACCCAGGCCCTCGCCCTGCTGCTCGCGTCCAACGTGGGCCCGGAGTTCGACGAGGCCGTGAAGGTGGAGCCGCACAAGCCACCGACGGAGCCGCCGGACCACCCCACCCTCAACGTGTTCCTCTACCAGGTCACGCCCAACACGTCGCTGCGCAACAACGACCTGCCGACCCGGGCCGCCGACGGCACCCTGCTGAAGCGGCCGGCCGCCGCGCTGGACCTGCACTTCCTGATCAGCGCGTACGGCGACGAGACGAAACTCGTGGGACAGCGGCTGATCGGCTCCGTGGTGCGGACCCTGCACGAGATTCCGATCCTGCCGAAGGACGTCGTCGAGCAGGCGGGTGAACTGCCGCACCTCGCCGGCAGCGACCTCGCCGAGGCGGCGCAGCGGGTGCGGTTCACGCCGACCGTGATGGACATCGACGAGACGTCGAAGCTGTGGGGCATGCTCCACCAGACGCCGTACGCCCTGTCGGTGGTCTACCAGGCGGCCCTCGTCTTCATCGACGGCCGTGAGACGCCGGCGCCGGCGAAGCCGGTGGAGCGGCACACGGTGCGCGTGCTGCCGTTCGGGGCGCCCGGGGCGCCGGTGCCCCCGGGCAGCCCGGCGGAGGCGTCGCGCGACGGTGAGAGCGAGCCCGTCCCCGCCGAGAGCGGGACTTCGGCTTCGGCAGAAGGGCAGGCCCGGAAGGCGCTCGGGAAGGCGCCCGCCAAGTCGGTCGCGAAGGCGCCCGCGAAGACTTCGGCCAAGGCGCCCGCCAAGTCTGCGGCCAAGGCGCCTGCGAATGCCGCCGCGAAGACGCCTGCCCGCGCCCGGAAGGAAGCGCAGTCCGGCAAGGCGGCGCAGTCGGCCAAGCCCGCGCGTGGCGCGGCCAAGAGCACGGGTGCCGTGCCCCCTTCGGACGCGTCACCGGGCTCCACCCCGGCGGGTGGCCCCGAGGGCGCGGAGAGCTGA
- a CDS encoding ATP-binding protein: MGTQRTGTANAPGGSPTLTAEIRRVLARVDAHAARVATPGTAARPEDGSRDRDTAVDHVQDPAAPATAPLDALVTCFGLTAFERDVVLLTAAYELDPTTAARCAAASGDPERAYPTFSLALAALAEPHWSALTPVAPLRRWRVVELDDASRLTLSRLRLDERILHFLLGSPYLDARLHGQLRRTPVPEELPPSYDLAANRVAAGWTTAARPDAPLLVEVVGGDLQSRAEIAAAAAARSGLGLYAMSAEDIPTDAAERDLLARLWQREAILLPAALLVEVAELDRDQQAATEAFLTGAAVPVVVSSGDPRQSDRPHGERVTVPRLDDEEQLGLWEGAFRDVVDIGEGELRSLIAQFQLPPHVVRSAAAAVRRDLPGEDELDAAGLAWRAGLNEARIGMDELGRRIEPEAGWDDLVLHERQTSVLREIVAHVRQRATVHQEWGFAATLRRGLGVTALFAGGSGTGKTLAAEVMAKELGLDLFIIDLSQVVSKYIGETEKNLRRVFDAAERGGALLLFDEADALFGKRSEVKDSHDRYANLEVSYLLMRMEAYRGLAILTTNMKKALDTAFMRRIRFVVDFPFPAEHERAEIWRRVLPPQAPVKDIDPQLLAQLTVAGGSIRNIALSGAFLAAEENDRLQMRHMLAAARTEYAKLERPLTPTEVRGWV; encoded by the coding sequence ATGGGGACGCAGCGGACGGGCACCGCGAACGCACCGGGCGGCAGCCCGACGCTGACCGCGGAGATCCGGCGCGTCCTGGCCCGTGTCGACGCCCACGCGGCGCGCGTGGCCACACCGGGCACGGCAGCGCGGCCCGAGGACGGCTCCCGCGACCGTGACACGGCCGTGGACCACGTGCAGGACCCGGCGGCCCCCGCGACCGCGCCCCTCGACGCGCTCGTCACCTGCTTCGGTCTCACGGCCTTCGAACGCGACGTCGTCCTCCTCACCGCCGCCTACGAACTGGACCCCACGACCGCCGCCCGGTGCGCCGCCGCCAGCGGTGACCCGGAGCGGGCGTACCCCACCTTCTCGCTCGCCCTGGCCGCCCTCGCCGAACCGCACTGGAGCGCCCTCACCCCCGTGGCACCGCTGCGGCGCTGGCGCGTCGTGGAACTGGACGACGCGTCACGCCTCACCCTGTCCCGGCTGCGGCTCGACGAACGCATCCTGCACTTCCTGCTCGGCTCGCCCTACCTGGACGCCCGGTTGCACGGCCAGTTGCGCCGAACCCCGGTGCCGGAGGAACTGCCGCCGTCGTACGACCTGGCCGCGAACCGGGTCGCCGCCGGCTGGACCACCGCCGCGCGCCCGGACGCGCCGCTGCTCGTCGAGGTGGTCGGCGGCGATCTGCAGAGCCGGGCCGAGATCGCCGCCGCGGCGGCCGCGCGGTCCGGGCTCGGGCTGTACGCGATGAGCGCCGAGGACATCCCCACCGACGCGGCGGAGCGCGACCTGCTCGCCCGACTGTGGCAGCGCGAGGCGATCCTGCTGCCCGCCGCGCTGCTCGTGGAGGTCGCCGAGCTCGACCGTGACCAGCAGGCGGCCACCGAGGCGTTCCTGACCGGGGCCGCCGTTCCCGTCGTCGTGTCCAGCGGCGATCCGCGGCAGTCGGACCGGCCGCACGGCGAGCGGGTGACCGTGCCGCGCCTGGACGACGAGGAGCAACTCGGCCTGTGGGAGGGCGCGTTCCGGGACGTCGTCGACATCGGGGAGGGTGAACTGCGCTCGCTGATCGCACAGTTCCAGCTGCCGCCGCACGTCGTACGGTCCGCCGCGGCCGCCGTACGCCGTGATCTGCCCGGCGAGGACGAGCTCGACGCCGCCGGACTCGCCTGGCGGGCCGGACTGAACGAGGCCCGGATCGGGATGGACGAACTGGGCCGCCGTATCGAGCCCGAGGCAGGCTGGGACGATCTCGTCCTGCACGAGCGGCAGACGAGCGTGCTGCGGGAGATCGTCGCGCATGTGCGGCAGCGGGCCACCGTCCACCAGGAGTGGGGGTTCGCGGCGACGCTGCGGCGCGGCCTCGGCGTCACGGCCCTGTTCGCGGGCGGCTCCGGCACGGGCAAGACCCTGGCAGCCGAGGTCATGGCCAAGGAACTGGGCCTGGACCTGTTCATCATCGACCTGTCGCAGGTGGTCAGCAAGTACATCGGCGAGACGGAGAAGAACCTCCGCAGGGTCTTCGACGCCGCCGAACGCGGCGGCGCGCTCCTGCTCTTCGACGAGGCCGACGCGCTGTTCGGCAAGCGCAGCGAGGTGAAGGACAGCCATGACCGGTACGCCAACCTCGAGGTCAGCTATCTGCTGATGCGGATGGAGGCCTACCGGGGCCTCGCCATCCTCACCACCAACATGAAGAAGGCCCTGGACACGGCCTTCATGCGCCGTATCCGCTTCGTCGTCGACTTCCCGTTCCCGGCCGAGCACGAGCGCGCGGAGATCTGGCGGCGGGTGCTGCCGCCGCAGGCCCCGGTCAAGGACATCGATCCGCAGCTGCTCGCCCAACTGACCGTCGCGGGCGGCTCGATCCGCAACATCGCCCTGTCCGGCGCGTTCCTCGCCGCCGAGGAGAACGACCGGCTGCAGATGCGGCACATGCTCGCTGCGGCCCGCACCGAATACGCCAAGCTGGAACGCCCCTTGACGCCGACGGAGGTCCGCGGATGGGTGTGA